In Tsuneonella dongtanensis, a single window of DNA contains:
- a CDS encoding phytanoyl-CoA dioxygenase family protein codes for MLSTSRQTATPDELALRFRSDGYAIVRGLFSPDEIAELSAAIDEVHAEGMSLGRSFRYGNLNYRVDGDEVRMVQWPSYHNVVLDRFRTDYRVAGVLAPLIGSEIKQIINQLHWKKPGGKGDFAFHQDSRFRRPDSAYRNLATSYVQTGIAIDPHTRQSGAMRILPESHLGGPLELPTEGEVMNSVVETATLEAAGLDPSHLIDLELEPGDLAMWSPYLVHGSGTNNADHFRRFYINGYVRAEDCDRGEWAFRRGQPQPLGPRPNLVHFEELYERPGPHFT; via the coding sequence ATGCTGTCGACGTCTCGCCAAACCGCAACGCCCGATGAACTGGCCCTTCGTTTTCGGTCCGATGGTTACGCCATCGTGCGCGGGCTGTTCTCGCCCGACGAGATCGCGGAATTATCTGCAGCGATCGACGAGGTGCACGCCGAAGGAATGTCGCTCGGCAGGAGCTTCCGGTACGGCAACCTCAATTACCGGGTCGACGGCGACGAGGTGCGGATGGTCCAGTGGCCCTCGTACCACAATGTCGTCCTCGACCGCTTCCGCACCGATTATCGCGTGGCCGGGGTGCTCGCGCCACTGATCGGAAGCGAGATCAAGCAGATCATCAACCAGCTCCATTGGAAGAAGCCCGGCGGAAAGGGGGACTTCGCGTTCCACCAGGATTCACGCTTTCGCCGGCCCGACAGCGCCTATCGCAATCTCGCCACGAGCTATGTCCAGACCGGCATCGCGATCGACCCGCATACCCGTCAAAGCGGTGCGATGCGGATACTGCCGGAAAGCCATCTCGGCGGGCCGCTCGAGCTGCCGACCGAAGGCGAGGTGATGAACAGCGTGGTCGAGACCGCCACGCTCGAAGCTGCCGGTCTCGACCCGTCGCACCTGATCGATCTCGAACTCGAGCCGGGCGATCTAGCGATGTGGAGTCCCTATCTCGTCCACGGATCGGGGACCAACAACGCCGACCATTTCCGACGCTTCTACATCAATGGCTACGTCCGCGCGGAGGACTGCGATCGCGGCGAATGGGCCTTTCGGCGGGGCCAGCCGCAGCCGCTCGGCCCGCGGCCCAATCTCGTCCATTTCGAGGAGCTCTACGAGCGACCGGGGCCGCACTTCACTTGA
- a CDS encoding oxidoreductase family protein — translation MPSFAQTIELPKSLEDIDAAFMTQVLRRNEAIAATNEVVRMDEEGVGMTAGYFSAIKRVHCTYKEPTEAPRSFVVKAWPELEIAPKENIRAMFIKDIKGYQMPADRFYPRPITHLAAFDAERDRWALVMEDACAYADQKLHESELTFDETMRMIPGLVDVAVAWEGADSDERAQELEALDVGLWASRDNLDNLKALTPGSAKLMDHLLTMDSVLVGSPTWDKCLGPRFAETLARKTDAFFAGAHPANGATCTLAHGDLRGDNLFFCDGRSEYPHGWLCIDFQLLFRGPIPSDLAYLMTSGSVLPEVYAQENLHRILRAFYDTFMARTRRYPDYTYDAFVDEFAMMSTVCFLYYLAFGGVYAQGGAYRNELGMRVEMGGKGATEADLAPEELRQRMWWGKTYRNAREVFRTLKLRERLDALPENTSGMGEWAELPPHLL, via the coding sequence ATGCCCAGTTTCGCCCAAACGATCGAGTTGCCCAAAAGTCTTGAAGACATCGATGCTGCGTTCATGACGCAGGTGCTCCGCCGCAACGAAGCGATCGCGGCGACCAACGAAGTGGTCCGAATGGACGAAGAGGGAGTCGGCATGACCGCCGGCTATTTCTCGGCCATCAAGCGCGTCCATTGCACCTACAAGGAGCCGACGGAGGCCCCGCGTTCGTTCGTGGTCAAAGCCTGGCCGGAACTGGAGATCGCGCCGAAGGAAAATATCCGGGCGATGTTCATCAAGGATATCAAGGGCTACCAGATGCCTGCGGATCGCTTTTATCCGCGGCCGATCACCCACCTCGCGGCCTTCGACGCGGAGCGCGACCGGTGGGCGCTCGTCATGGAAGATGCCTGTGCCTATGCAGACCAGAAGCTTCACGAATCCGAGCTGACGTTCGACGAGACCATGCGGATGATCCCGGGTCTGGTCGATGTCGCGGTCGCATGGGAGGGGGCGGACAGTGACGAGCGTGCACAAGAACTCGAGGCGCTCGATGTCGGCCTGTGGGCCTCACGGGACAATCTCGACAACCTGAAGGCTCTGACCCCGGGCTCCGCCAAGTTGATGGATCACCTGTTGACGATGGATTCGGTGCTTGTCGGAAGCCCGACATGGGACAAGTGCCTTGGCCCCCGGTTTGCGGAAACGCTCGCGCGAAAGACGGATGCGTTCTTTGCCGGGGCGCACCCCGCCAACGGTGCAACCTGCACCCTGGCGCACGGTGACCTGCGCGGCGACAACCTGTTCTTTTGCGACGGGCGCTCCGAATATCCCCACGGCTGGCTGTGTATCGATTTCCAGCTTCTCTTCCGCGGGCCGATACCCTCCGACCTTGCCTATCTGATGACGAGCGGATCGGTTTTGCCCGAGGTGTATGCGCAAGAAAACCTGCACCGCATCCTGCGCGCGTTCTACGATACTTTCATGGCCAGGACCCGCCGGTACCCGGATTACACCTACGATGCTTTCGTCGACGAGTTTGCGATGATGTCGACCGTATGCTTCCTCTACTACCTCGCTTTCGGCGGCGTCTATGCGCAGGGCGGGGCCTACCGCAACGAACTGGGTATGCGGGTGGAAATGGGTGGAAAGGGCGCGACCGAAGCCGACCTCGCCCCGGAGGAACTTCGCCAGCGCATGTGGTGGGGCAAGACTTATCGCAATGCGCGGGAAGTATTTCGCACCTTGAAGCTGCGCGAGCGGTTGGATGCCTTGCCGGAGAATACCTCGGGGATGGGCGAATGGGCGGAGCTTCCGCCTCACCTGCTCTGA
- a CDS encoding SAM-dependent methyltransferase yields the protein MAVIDRVLGRLVTRGVLEVVHPDGRVAVHGTTETGFPEVRVRFADAKVARNILLDPRLGAAEAFMDGRLIIERGEVMDLVALLRLNNRWDHGRRIDRPTFARRLRNRFAATLEAINRQASAKANVAHHYDIGNDLYERMLDSEHMQYSCAYWPRDGMSLGEAQEAKLAHIAAKLALAPGLRVLDIGCGWGGMAIYLARHADVKVTGITLSEEQAALARERVSAAGVSDRVTIELIDYRDLASRGDSFDRIVSVGMFEHVGVPQYETFFRACANMLAPEGVMLLHTIGRFGPPGKTDAFTRKYIFPGGYIPALSETLAASEKVRLMQTDIEILRLHYARTLREWYARCAAHRDYIEKEYGARFYRMWTFYLAGATASFESGGMCNFQIQYISRREALPITRDYIAEAEERLLAAEFRES from the coding sequence ATGGCCGTCATCGACCGGGTACTCGGACGGCTGGTCACCCGCGGGGTGCTCGAAGTCGTTCATCCGGACGGACGGGTCGCGGTTCACGGCACAACGGAAACTGGCTTCCCTGAAGTGCGAGTCCGCTTCGCGGACGCAAAGGTCGCACGCAACATCCTGCTCGATCCGCGGCTGGGCGCAGCCGAAGCGTTCATGGATGGCCGCCTGATCATCGAGCGTGGCGAGGTCATGGATCTCGTTGCCCTGCTAAGGCTCAACAATCGCTGGGATCACGGCCGCCGGATCGACCGGCCAACCTTTGCACGGCGGCTACGCAATCGCTTCGCTGCAACGCTCGAAGCGATCAACCGCCAGGCCTCGGCGAAAGCGAACGTCGCGCATCACTACGACATCGGCAACGATCTCTATGAGCGGATGCTGGATTCCGAGCACATGCAGTATTCGTGTGCCTACTGGCCGCGCGACGGCATGTCGCTCGGCGAGGCGCAGGAGGCGAAGCTTGCGCACATAGCCGCAAAGCTTGCGCTGGCTCCCGGTCTCCGCGTGCTCGACATCGGCTGCGGGTGGGGCGGAATGGCCATCTACCTCGCGCGTCACGCGGACGTGAAGGTAACGGGCATAACGCTCAGCGAAGAGCAGGCCGCACTCGCCCGGGAGCGGGTCTCGGCTGCCGGAGTATCCGATCGGGTGACGATCGAATTGATCGACTACCGCGACCTCGCCTCGCGCGGCGACAGCTTCGACCGGATCGTTTCGGTGGGGATGTTCGAACACGTTGGCGTCCCGCAGTACGAGACCTTCTTCCGCGCCTGTGCGAACATGCTCGCGCCCGAAGGGGTCATGCTTCTCCACACGATCGGTCGCTTCGGGCCGCCCGGGAAGACCGACGCCTTTACCCGCAAGTACATTTTCCCCGGCGGCTACATCCCGGCGCTCAGCGAGACCTTGGCGGCGAGCGAGAAAGTCCGCCTGATGCAGACCGACATCGAGATCCTGCGCCTCCATTACGCCAGGACTCTGCGTGAATGGTACGCACGCTGCGCGGCGCATCGCGACTACATCGAGAAGGAATACGGCGCCCGCTTCTACCGGATGTGGACGTTCTACCTCGCCGGCGCGACGGCATCTTTCGAAAGCGGCGGGATGTGCAACTTCCAGATCCAGTACATCAGCCGGCGCGAAGCCCTCCCGATCACCCGGGACTACATTGCCGAAGCGGAAGAGCGCCTGCTCGCGGCCGAATTTCGCGAAAGCTAA
- a CDS encoding SAM-dependent methyltransferase, protein MWLLDKFLKQGIRNGRLTVTSHDGKQFEYGTGDAEPIRIRLTDKRAAHHIARYPQLGAGEAFMWGWLVVEPPHDIRDLLLFVTANTKSQGDAAIQAQGTLRKVGDRLLAMADSVNPRGKAAKNAAHTYNLTRRLYELFLDEDRQYTMAYYRSDPETTSLEQAQLDKKAHLAAKMHIEPGMKVLDIGCGWGGFALYLHRHYGCEVLGVALAEDQIAFCRERAKAEGVADKVRFELMDYRDVTGEFDRISSVGLLEHVGTPHYPQFYAHTARLLKPDGVMISHCCGRAGPPGRTDAFTRKYIFPGGYIPALSELVSESEKAGWQVMDVEAMRFHYSHTLEEWYNRTVMHRDEIVGLYDEQFYRMWLFYLAGAEQAFRNGSLVNWQLIYVKDRTAIPMTREWIEEESARLRAGDVAPQWHLDPALREAAE, encoded by the coding sequence ATGTGGTTGCTCGACAAGTTTCTGAAGCAGGGAATCCGCAACGGCCGGCTGACCGTTACCAGCCACGACGGCAAGCAATTCGAATACGGGACCGGCGATGCCGAGCCGATCCGCATCCGCCTGACCGACAAGCGCGCTGCGCATCACATCGCGCGCTATCCGCAGCTGGGCGCGGGAGAGGCGTTCATGTGGGGATGGCTGGTCGTCGAACCGCCGCACGACATCCGTGACCTCCTGCTGTTCGTGACGGCCAATACGAAGAGCCAAGGCGACGCAGCGATCCAGGCGCAGGGCACGTTGCGCAAGGTCGGTGACCGGCTGCTCGCCATGGCCGACAGCGTGAACCCGCGCGGCAAGGCCGCCAAGAACGCAGCGCACACCTACAACCTCACGCGCCGCCTCTACGAATTGTTCCTCGACGAGGACCGTCAGTACACGATGGCCTATTATCGGAGCGATCCCGAGACAACGAGCCTCGAGCAGGCGCAGCTCGACAAGAAGGCGCACCTCGCCGCCAAGATGCACATCGAGCCGGGCATGAAGGTGCTCGATATCGGCTGCGGTTGGGGCGGCTTCGCGCTTTACCTGCACCGGCATTATGGCTGCGAGGTGCTGGGCGTCGCACTCGCCGAGGACCAGATTGCCTTCTGCCGCGAGCGCGCCAAGGCCGAGGGCGTCGCCGACAAGGTGCGGTTCGAACTGATGGACTACCGCGACGTGACGGGAGAATTCGACCGGATCAGCTCGGTCGGCTTGCTCGAACACGTCGGTACGCCTCACTACCCCCAGTTCTACGCCCACACCGCGCGGCTTCTGAAGCCGGACGGGGTGATGATCAGCCACTGCTGCGGGCGGGCGGGCCCGCCCGGACGCACCGATGCCTTCACCCGCAAGTACATCTTCCCCGGCGGCTACATACCGGCCCTCAGCGAACTCGTGTCGGAAAGCGAAAAGGCAGGCTGGCAGGTGATGGACGTGGAGGCGATGCGCTTCCACTACAGCCACACGCTGGAGGAATGGTACAATCGCACGGTGATGCACCGGGACGAGATCGTCGGCCTGTACGACGAGCAGTTCTACCGCATGTGGCTGTTCTACCTCGCGGGCGCCGAGCAGGCCTTTCGCAACGGCAGCCTCGTCAACTGGCAGCTCATCTACGTGAAGGACCGCACCGCCATCCCCATGACGCGCGAGTGGATCGAGGAAGAGAGCGCTCGGCTCCGCGCCGGCGATGTCGCCCCTCAATGGCACCTCGACCCCGCGCTCCGCGAGGCAGCGGAGTAA
- a CDS encoding molybdopterin-dependent oxidoreductase, producing MQRRGFVAGAAALFLGACSKVADSSAGQSLFRASEKWHRGAQRLLGGGGLVKEYDRSEISPFFRGNGSQTVDTPEYAAAQAAGFADWRLEVTGLVTHPLSLSLDNLRRLPQRTQITRHDCVEGWSAIGEWTGPQLSSILEGAQLLPEARFIVFRCADTLGGARYYESIDLDDAFHPQTIIAHALNGEPLPVRNGAPLRLRVERQLGYKHAKYLTGIEAVASLEGIEGGKGGYWEDRAGYHWYAGI from the coding sequence ATGCAGCGTAGGGGTTTCGTGGCCGGAGCCGCCGCGCTGTTCCTCGGCGCGTGCTCCAAGGTGGCCGACAGCAGCGCCGGACAGTCCTTGTTCCGCGCATCCGAGAAGTGGCACCGCGGTGCGCAGCGGCTGCTGGGGGGCGGTGGCCTCGTCAAGGAATACGACCGCAGCGAGATTTCACCTTTCTTCCGCGGCAACGGATCGCAGACCGTCGACACGCCGGAGTATGCCGCGGCCCAGGCAGCCGGGTTTGCCGACTGGAGGCTCGAGGTGACGGGGCTCGTCACTCATCCGCTCTCGCTCAGCCTCGACAACCTGAGGCGCCTCCCGCAGCGGACGCAGATCACTCGCCACGACTGCGTCGAAGGCTGGAGCGCGATCGGCGAGTGGACCGGACCGCAGCTCTCGTCGATCCTCGAAGGCGCGCAGCTTCTGCCCGAAGCGCGCTTCATCGTGTTTCGCTGCGCCGACACGCTCGGCGGCGCCCGCTACTACGAGAGCATCGATCTCGACGATGCCTTCCACCCGCAGACCATCATCGCCCATGCGCTCAACGGAGAGCCGCTGCCGGTCAGGAACGGCGCGCCGCTGCGCCTGCGCGTCGAGCGGCAACTGGGCTACAAGCATGCCAAGTACCTGACGGGCATCGAAGCAGTCGCCAGTCTCGAAGGGATCGAGGGCGGCAAGGGTGGCTATTGGGAAGATCGCGCCGGTTATCATTGGTACGCGGGAATCTAG
- a CDS encoding cytochrome b/b6 domain-containing protein: MKRHALSTRLWHWLNLLCVVILFMSGLNISNAHPRLYWGGWGYSAADAWLILPRFPGWMTIPGHYSLAGAREWHVLMAWPFALGLLFMWAAMLLNRHFRRDLVTTRDEWRWSAVRADIVKHLRLDFHHEGSKFNFLQKLAYGLVLGVLLPGMVITGMGISPGMEPQLSWLIDLLGGRQSVRSLHFLFAWAIFTFFVLHVALVLLSNPLKQLRDMITGGRDAA; the protein is encoded by the coding sequence ATGAAGCGCCATGCGCTCTCGACCCGGCTGTGGCACTGGTTGAACCTGTTGTGCGTCGTCATCCTGTTCATGTCGGGCCTGAATATCTCGAATGCCCACCCCCGGCTCTACTGGGGCGGCTGGGGCTATTCCGCCGCCGACGCCTGGCTGATTCTCCCGCGATTCCCCGGCTGGATGACCATTCCCGGCCACTACAGTCTCGCCGGAGCGCGCGAGTGGCACGTCCTGATGGCCTGGCCCTTTGCACTCGGCCTTCTTTTCATGTGGGCGGCGATGCTGCTCAATCGCCACTTCCGGCGCGACCTTGTGACGACTCGGGACGAATGGCGCTGGTCGGCCGTCCGCGCGGATATCGTCAAGCACTTGAGGCTCGACTTCCATCATGAGGGGTCGAAGTTCAACTTCCTCCAGAAGCTGGCCTACGGCCTCGTCCTGGGCGTGCTGCTTCCGGGCATGGTAATCACCGGGATGGGCATCAGCCCGGGCATGGAGCCGCAGCTTTCCTGGTTGATCGATCTGCTCGGCGGGCGGCAATCGGTCCGCTCGCTCCACTTCCTCTTCGCGTGGGCGATCTTCACGTTCTTCGTGCTGCACGTGGCGCTCGTCTTGCTGTCCAACCCGCTCAAGCAACTGCGCGACATGATCACGGGAGGCCGCGATGCAGCGTAG
- a CDS encoding SDR family oxidoreductase, with amino-acid sequence MPAPNLPAVLITGGAKRIGASIARAFGAAGWHVVIHYGHSAGAAEKLAAELPSAIAIHCNLSDADAAKDMVDRLAAYLPDWRVLVNNASIFVPDDDGDIDMEKFRRTLRVNAGSPARMAQAFLTRAKSQGGRRVIHLTDQKIANPNPDFFTYTMSKHALAATVPMLAMGTAGPGDRVYNLAPGAILPSHDQSPEETEVSHRLNLLERRTEVQEIADACLFLAEGWLANGETLFVDSGQHLLAQPRDVIYLAREGAA; translated from the coding sequence ATGCCGGCGCCCAACCTCCCCGCAGTCCTGATAACCGGTGGAGCGAAGCGCATAGGCGCGTCCATCGCACGCGCTTTCGGTGCGGCGGGATGGCACGTAGTGATTCACTACGGACACTCGGCCGGGGCTGCCGAGAAACTCGCCGCCGAACTGCCGAGCGCGATCGCGATCCACTGCAATCTGTCCGACGCCGACGCCGCCAAGGATATGGTGGACAGGCTAGCCGCGTACCTCCCCGACTGGCGGGTGCTGGTGAACAACGCGTCGATTTTCGTCCCCGACGACGATGGCGATATCGACATGGAGAAGTTTCGCCGCACGCTGCGGGTCAACGCGGGCAGTCCGGCGCGCATGGCGCAGGCGTTTCTCACACGCGCGAAATCGCAAGGCGGACGGCGGGTCATTCACCTGACCGACCAGAAGATCGCCAATCCGAACCCGGACTTCTTCACCTACACGATGAGCAAGCACGCCCTCGCGGCGACGGTCCCCATGCTCGCGATGGGCACGGCGGGGCCCGGCGACCGCGTCTACAATCTTGCGCCGGGCGCGATCCTGCCGAGCCACGATCAGTCGCCCGAGGAAACGGAAGTCAGCCACCGGCTCAACCTGCTCGAGCGGAGGACCGAAGTGCAGGAGATCGCCGACGCCTGCCTGTTCCTAGCGGAGGGATGGCTCGCGAACGGTGAAACGCTGTTCGTCGACAGCGGCCAGCACCTGCTCGCCCAGCCGCGCGATGTGATCTATCTGGCTCGCGAAGGGGCGGCATGA
- a CDS encoding glycine zipper 2TM domain-containing protein has product MNKLLMAAAATSLAIPAAPALAHDTGYSHRHRVENGVQYWEGRDGRYYCKRSNGTVGLLVGGAAGALVGRAIDTRGERATGTILGAAAGALIGREIQKRRSEARCR; this is encoded by the coding sequence ATGAACAAGCTTCTCATGGCCGCCGCCGCCACCAGCCTTGCTATCCCCGCCGCTCCCGCCCTGGCGCACGATACCGGATACAGTCACCGCCACCGGGTCGAGAACGGCGTGCAGTACTGGGAGGGCCGTGACGGCCGCTATTACTGCAAGCGTTCCAACGGCACGGTGGGCCTTCTTGTTGGCGGCGCGGCAGGTGCGCTCGTCGGACGTGCCATCGACACCCGTGGCGAGCGCGCGACGGGAACGATCCTGGGTGCCGCCGCCGGCGCGCTGATCGGTCGCGAAATCCAGAAGCGCCGCAGCGAAGCGCGCTGCCGCTGA
- a CDS encoding glycine zipper 2TM domain-containing protein, with amino-acid sequence MKKIILAIAAVGMTATATPAMADPPPWAPAHGKRAKQAYQPRYYTSGNGIRYWEGEDGRYYCKRSNGTTGLIVGAAAGALAGRAIDTRGDRATGTILGAAAGALLGRELTRGEVRCR; translated from the coding sequence ATGAAGAAGATCATCCTCGCAATCGCCGCCGTCGGCATGACCGCGACCGCCACTCCCGCGATGGCAGACCCGCCGCCGTGGGCGCCGGCGCATGGCAAGCGCGCGAAGCAGGCGTACCAACCCCGCTACTACACGAGCGGCAACGGCATCCGGTACTGGGAAGGCGAGGACGGCCGCTATTACTGCAAGCGCTCGAACGGAACGACCGGCCTCATCGTCGGCGCCGCGGCCGGCGCGCTCGCGGGCCGTGCGATCGATACCCGCGGCGATCGTGCGACGGGGACCATCCTCGGCGCTGCCGCCGGCGCGCTACTGGGTCGCGAACTGACCCGCGGGGAGGTTCGCTGCCGCTGA
- a CDS encoding PhzF family phenazine biosynthesis protein, whose amino-acid sequence MRLDLVDVFGSGPLSGNPLAVVHGAEDLGDADMLRLTQWLGFSETTFLLPPTTPAADYRVRIFYPAGELPFAGHPTLGTCHAWLRAGGKPRTPGTFVQECGIGLVDVRGDGATLALAAPPFTRSGPLDSAERTECARLAGIDPASIIEAVHVANGPQWILLRLESAEQVLAATQVSEAPIGTDVGLAAPGKPGSGVDWELRAFFADQHGKLREDPVTGSFNAGVALHLFSSGLASGRYVAAQGRMTGADGRVVCEQDADGSVWIGGRCETVSSNGSLDLFS is encoded by the coding sequence ATGCGGTTGGACCTGGTGGACGTTTTCGGCTCGGGCCCGCTTAGCGGCAATCCGCTGGCGGTCGTGCATGGGGCGGAAGACCTCGGCGATGCGGACATGCTGCGGCTGACGCAGTGGCTCGGGTTCTCGGAAACGACCTTCCTCCTGCCGCCGACGACTCCGGCCGCAGACTACCGGGTGCGCATTTTTTACCCCGCTGGGGAATTGCCGTTTGCCGGACATCCGACGCTTGGCACATGTCACGCCTGGCTCCGCGCGGGCGGAAAGCCCCGCACCCCGGGCACTTTCGTTCAGGAATGCGGCATAGGGCTGGTCGACGTACGCGGAGACGGCGCGACATTGGCACTCGCTGCGCCCCCGTTCACGCGCTCTGGGCCGCTCGATTCCGCGGAGCGCACCGAGTGTGCGCGGTTGGCAGGCATCGATCCGGCTTCGATCATCGAAGCGGTCCACGTCGCCAACGGACCGCAATGGATACTCCTGCGACTCGAAAGCGCCGAGCAGGTCCTGGCCGCCACCCAGGTGTCCGAGGCCCCGATCGGAACCGATGTCGGCCTCGCCGCACCGGGCAAGCCCGGGTCGGGTGTGGACTGGGAACTGCGCGCCTTCTTCGCCGATCAGCACGGCAAGCTGCGAGAGGACCCGGTGACCGGCAGTTTCAACGCAGGTGTCGCGCTTCACCTGTTCTCGTCCGGCCTCGCTTCCGGCCGCTATGTCGCCGCACAAGGGCGCATGACAGGTGCGGACGGCCGGGTCGTATGCGAACAGGACGCCGACGGTTCGGTCTGGATCGGAGGACGCTGCGAGACGGTGTCTTCCAACGGTTCGCTGGACCTGTTCAGCTAG
- the rlmN gene encoding 23S rRNA (adenine(2503)-C(2))-methyltransferase RlmN has product MAHTALMPIPGSIDPVPVARDVTPRADGKIDLLGLSRARITALFEDAGLDAKAAKLRAKQVFHWIYHRGVADFAAMTDIAKTMRPWLADRFVIGRPEVVEAQHSTDGTRKWLLRTADGHDFEMVFIPDADRGTLCVSSQVGCTLNCRFCHTGTMKLVRNLTPGEIVGQVMLARDALGEWPKGSMAGLDDAEDEGHYSSDGRLLTNIVMMGMGEPLYNFDNVRDALKLVMDGDGLALSKRRITLSTSGVVPMMDKCGEEIGVNLAVSLHAVTKEIRDEIVPLNKKYGIDELLSACAAYPGASNARRITFEYVMLKDKNDSDDDARELVRLIKQYKLPAKVNLIPFNPWPGAPYECSTPERVKRFSEIVFEHGISAPVRTPRGRDIDAACGQLKTAAEKKSRAERDHEAAAEPPS; this is encoded by the coding sequence ATGGCCCATACCGCCCTCATGCCCATCCCCGGTTCCATCGATCCGGTTCCCGTCGCCCGCGACGTCACTCCGCGCGCCGACGGGAAGATCGACCTGCTGGGCCTCTCCCGCGCGCGCATAACAGCGCTGTTCGAAGACGCCGGCCTCGATGCGAAGGCCGCGAAGCTCCGGGCGAAGCAGGTATTTCACTGGATCTATCACCGCGGCGTCGCCGATTTCGCGGCGATGACCGACATCGCCAAGACCATGCGGCCGTGGCTGGCGGACCGTTTCGTGATCGGCCGCCCCGAGGTGGTGGAGGCCCAGCATTCGACCGACGGCACCCGCAAGTGGCTGCTCCGCACCGCGGACGGGCATGACTTCGAGATGGTTTTCATCCCCGACGCGGACCGCGGCACGCTCTGCGTATCGAGCCAGGTCGGCTGCACGCTCAACTGCCGGTTCTGCCACACCGGCACGATGAAACTCGTACGCAACCTGACGCCCGGTGAGATTGTCGGCCAGGTCATGCTCGCGCGCGACGCTCTCGGCGAATGGCCCAAGGGCAGCATGGCGGGCCTCGACGATGCCGAGGACGAAGGGCACTATTCCTCCGACGGGCGCCTGCTGACCAACATCGTGATGATGGGCATGGGAGAGCCGCTCTACAATTTCGACAACGTCCGCGATGCGCTCAAGCTGGTGATGGATGGCGACGGGCTCGCGCTGAGCAAGCGCCGCATAACCCTCTCGACCAGCGGCGTGGTGCCGATGATGGACAAGTGCGGCGAGGAGATCGGGGTCAACCTCGCAGTCTCGCTGCACGCGGTGACCAAGGAAATCCGCGACGAGATCGTGCCGCTCAACAAGAAGTACGGCATCGACGAACTCCTGTCCGCGTGTGCCGCCTACCCCGGCGCATCGAACGCGAGGCGGATCACGTTCGAATACGTGATGCTGAAAGACAAGAACGACAGCGACGACGACGCGCGCGAACTGGTCCGCCTGATCAAGCAGTACAAGCTGCCCGCCAAGGTCAACCTGATCCCCTTCAACCCGTGGCCGGGCGCGCCCTACGAATGCTCGACGCCCGAGCGGGTGAAGCGGTTTTCGGAAATCGTGTTCGAGCACGGCATCAGCGCCCCGGTGCGCACCCCGCGCGGCCGCGATATCGACGCCGCATGCGGTCAGCTGAAGACCGCCGCCGAGAAAAAGAGCCGCGCCGAACGCGATCACGAAGCTGCGGCAGAGCCCCCTAGCTGA
- a CDS encoding outer membrane protein, whose amino-acid sequence MNTRIASLVAASLAALATPAMAQSASEAPFSGVRVGGEVGYDHIRSGSTEDVDTSRDLKQSIDGVSYGAVVGYDIAAGENLRIGAEASYAGSTAERDFNNANPTVFNLGNVQADRDIYVGGRVGFVTSPSTMVYVKGGYTNQRYSVTGTDGTVALDQKLDTDGWRVGAGAEFAVGRNAYIGAEYRYSMYSEGEIDFEGNTPDSSRFNLDTDRHQVVATAGIRF is encoded by the coding sequence ATGAATACCAGGATCGCATCGCTCGTTGCCGCTTCGCTTGCGGCGCTGGCCACCCCGGCCATGGCCCAGTCGGCCAGCGAAGCTCCCTTCAGTGGCGTGCGTGTCGGCGGTGAAGTGGGTTACGACCACATCCGCTCGGGCAGCACCGAAGACGTCGACACCAGCCGGGACCTGAAGCAGTCGATCGACGGCGTCAGCTATGGCGCGGTGGTCGGTTACGACATCGCTGCGGGCGAAAACCTGCGCATCGGTGCCGAAGCCAGCTATGCCGGCAGCACCGCCGAGCGTGATTTCAACAATGCCAACCCGACGGTCTTCAACCTCGGCAACGTGCAGGCGGATCGCGACATCTATGTCGGCGGCCGCGTCGGCTTCGTCACGAGCCCGAGCACGATGGTCTACGTGAAGGGCGGTTACACCAACCAGCGCTACTCGGTGACCGGCACCGACGGTACCGTTGCTCTCGACCAGAAGCTCGACACCGACGGCTGGCGCGTGGGCGCGGGTGCGGAGTTCGCTGTCGGCCGCAACGCGTACATCGGCGCCGAGTACCGCTATTCGATGTACTCGGAAGGCGAGATCGACTTCGAAGGCAACACGCCGGACAGCAGCCGCTTCAACCTCGATACCGATCGCCACCAGGTGGTCGCCACCGCCGGCATCCGCTTCTAA